A single window of Pseudarthrobacter defluvii DNA harbors:
- a CDS encoding ABC transporter substrate-binding protein, whose translation MYTWITNESDRAQWQAFVDAAKKKDPEFNLTLEGPSFNDYWTKVKTRLSSSGAPCIITTQAARAQELKDLTVPLDDMVKSNNVDVSMYNKAMIDGLTVDGSLRGIPYDAEPVVLYYNKDLLAAAGVKEPGLDYTTTQFTQDLKALTKDGVSGLAVPPGFGSGPGLPLAFANGNGPVKDGKLDLTNEGLVKDQQFAFDLVAKDKVGNPPQASDGTDVPEQQFMSGKAAMIIDGPWMYETLTTKTQGKVGIAVVPSTSGKSVGMIQGSAFAIAASCKDKEAAFKNIMKITTPEVVGAVGAARGTVPSVESAVKDWAGNKPAADVSVVESLLKSGRPLVTTPNWNQVETNFSQYSGEGFRGSKSAREIFSTIANSAK comes from the coding sequence GCGACCGGGCGCAGTGGCAGGCTTTTGTGGATGCCGCCAAGAAGAAGGACCCGGAGTTCAACCTGACGCTCGAGGGCCCAAGCTTCAACGACTACTGGACAAAAGTTAAGACGCGGTTGTCCAGTTCCGGTGCACCCTGCATCATTACTACACAGGCCGCCCGTGCCCAGGAACTCAAGGACCTGACAGTGCCGCTCGACGACATGGTGAAGAGCAACAACGTTGACGTCTCCATGTACAACAAGGCGATGATCGATGGCTTGACGGTTGACGGAAGCCTCCGTGGTATTCCCTACGACGCCGAACCCGTGGTCCTGTACTACAACAAGGACCTTCTGGCAGCTGCCGGCGTCAAAGAACCTGGCTTGGACTACACCACCACCCAGTTCACCCAAGACCTCAAAGCGCTGACCAAGGACGGCGTGTCCGGCCTGGCGGTTCCGCCGGGCTTTGGCTCCGGACCCGGCCTGCCTCTCGCTTTCGCCAACGGCAACGGGCCGGTGAAGGACGGAAAGCTTGACCTCACGAACGAGGGTCTGGTGAAGGACCAGCAGTTTGCGTTCGACCTGGTCGCGAAGGACAAGGTGGGCAACCCGCCGCAGGCCTCCGACGGTACGGACGTTCCCGAGCAGCAGTTCATGAGCGGTAAAGCGGCCATGATCATCGACGGCCCGTGGATGTACGAGACGCTGACGACGAAGACCCAGGGCAAGGTGGGAATCGCCGTGGTTCCGTCCACCTCGGGAAAGAGTGTCGGCATGATCCAAGGATCCGCCTTCGCCATTGCCGCGTCCTGCAAGGACAAGGAGGCGGCCTTCAAGAACATCATGAAGATCACGACGCCTGAAGTGGTTGGAGCTGTGGGAGCCGCCCGCGGGACGGTGCCGTCCGTGGAGTCCGCCGTCAAGGACTGGGCCGGCAACAAGCCGGCGGCCGACGTCTCCGTGGTCGAATCGCTGCTCAAGTCTGGCCGCCCCTTGGTGACTACGCCCAACTGGAACCAGGTGGAAACGAACTTCAGCCAGTACTCGGGTGAAGGCTTCCGGGGCAGCAAGTCCGCCCGGGAAATCTTCTCCACCATCGCGAACTCCGCCAAGTAA
- a CDS encoding DUF1304 family protein — MNAMAQIFAVLAAAIYIFVFPVESFLLRRSRWAQKFLSTPPENVRAVMMWAIPTGYKNLVIALGVIAGVVAANSEQLVVGYTLVVYCCANMVLTAPTMLLADLQGHYPRKWESLPGTLAATVPALIALLLLPLGP; from the coding sequence ATGAACGCCATGGCGCAGATCTTCGCGGTACTGGCCGCAGCCATCTACATCTTCGTGTTTCCGGTGGAGAGTTTCCTCCTTCGCCGCAGCCGGTGGGCGCAGAAATTCCTGAGCACGCCGCCCGAGAATGTCCGCGCAGTGATGATGTGGGCCATCCCCACCGGGTACAAGAACCTGGTGATTGCGCTTGGCGTCATCGCCGGGGTGGTCGCAGCCAACTCCGAACAGCTCGTGGTGGGCTACACGCTGGTGGTCTACTGCTGCGCCAACATGGTCCTCACCGCCCCTACCATGCTGTTGGCAGACCTGCAGGGGCACTACCCCAGGAAGTGGGAGAGCCTGCCGGGGACTCTCGCGGCCACGGTCCCTGCCTTGATTGCCCTGCTCCTGCTGCCCCTCGGGCCATAG
- a CDS encoding carbohydrate ABC transporter permease, translating to MTALPTLAVKNAKKPARVTGHGKLAAVYLAPGMLGFLIFIVVPLVASLVISLFDWPLFGAPKFVGLDNYVRMLSGDPVFWTVLGNTLFFAVCYTVLNLVLALALSTWLHSLGGWGPFFRVLFFIPVVTPMVANALVWRLMLTDDGVVNSFLANFGIHGPSWLSDSQLAMGSLIVMSVWQGIGYNIIVLGAGLNGISPNLLEAARIDGAGALQRFFRVVLPMLSPSLFFCTVMTIIGSFKVFTQPYLLTLGGPGESTNTIVLYLYRNGFSFDKLGYASALAWALFVIVMLITALQFSQQKRLVNYDN from the coding sequence ATGACTGCTCTACCGACGCTCGCCGTAAAGAATGCAAAGAAGCCTGCCAGGGTGACTGGCCACGGAAAGCTCGCCGCGGTGTACCTCGCTCCCGGCATGCTCGGGTTCCTGATCTTCATCGTGGTGCCGCTCGTCGCCTCCCTAGTTATCAGCCTGTTCGACTGGCCGCTGTTCGGCGCGCCAAAATTCGTGGGGCTGGACAATTACGTCCGGATGCTCAGCGGGGACCCCGTGTTTTGGACCGTGCTGGGCAACACGCTGTTCTTTGCTGTCTGCTACACCGTGTTGAACCTGGTTCTGGCGCTGGCGTTGTCCACTTGGCTGCATAGCCTCGGCGGCTGGGGGCCGTTCTTTCGGGTGCTGTTCTTCATTCCGGTAGTCACGCCAATGGTCGCCAACGCGCTGGTGTGGCGGCTGATGCTCACCGATGACGGTGTTGTGAACAGCTTCCTCGCCAACTTCGGCATCCATGGCCCGTCCTGGCTCAGTGACAGCCAGCTGGCCATGGGTTCGCTGATTGTCATGTCGGTATGGCAGGGAATCGGTTACAACATCATTGTCCTGGGTGCCGGCCTGAACGGCATCTCGCCCAACCTGCTGGAAGCAGCCCGCATTGACGGCGCAGGGGCATTGCAGCGGTTCTTTCGTGTGGTGCTGCCGATGCTGTCGCCGTCGCTCTTCTTTTGCACGGTCATGACCATCATTGGTTCCTTCAAGGTCTTTACCCAGCCCTACCTGCTCACATTGGGTGGTCCCGGTGAATCCACGAACACCATCGTTCTCTACCTGTACCGCAACGGTTTTTCCTTCGACAAGCTCGGCTATGCATCAGCGCTGGCCTGGGCGCTGTTTGTGATCGTCATGCTTATCACCGCACTGCAGTTCTCCCAGCAGAAGAGGTTGGTCAACTATGACAACTGA
- a CDS encoding AGE family epimerase/isomerase: MTWLNSAAHARWLEAETDRLIRFAEASKVATGFGWLDNYGKVFADKPTHLWITARMTHSFAVAALMGRPGAATLVDHGITALNGPLHDDEFGGWYSEVDENGPVNDTKSGYQHSFVLLAAASAVAAGRPGARELLDEALRIADTKFWDHQANMCFDSWNRDFTETEAYRGGNASMHSVEAYLIVADVTGEKRWLERALHIAEVLIHDFARNNNYRVFEHFDPEWNPMPEYNSDDRASQFRAYGGTPGHWVEWARLLLHLRAGLESRGMDVPGWLLEDARGLFDAAIRDAWEPDGHPGFVYTVDWDGKPVVTTRIRWVPAEAIGGAAALYIATGEQKYADWYERIWDHARDWFIDYEHGSWKQELDENGNVTSTVWSGKADIYHLWHCLVVPRLPLAPGLAPALAAGLLDSRITGSLQANEPGHR, translated from the coding sequence ATGACGTGGCTGAACAGCGCCGCCCACGCACGATGGCTGGAGGCGGAGACCGACCGGCTCATCCGTTTCGCCGAGGCATCCAAGGTAGCCACAGGCTTCGGCTGGCTGGACAACTACGGCAAGGTATTTGCCGACAAGCCTACCCACCTGTGGATCACCGCGCGGATGACCCACAGCTTCGCCGTTGCCGCGCTCATGGGGCGGCCGGGTGCGGCGACCCTCGTGGACCATGGCATCACGGCACTCAACGGGCCCCTCCACGACGACGAATTCGGAGGCTGGTACTCGGAGGTCGATGAGAACGGCCCCGTGAACGACACGAAGTCCGGCTACCAGCACTCGTTCGTGCTGCTCGCCGCTGCCAGCGCGGTTGCCGCGGGACGTCCCGGGGCCCGGGAGCTGCTCGATGAGGCGCTGCGGATCGCGGACACGAAATTCTGGGACCACCAGGCCAACATGTGCTTCGACTCGTGGAACCGGGACTTCACCGAAACCGAGGCCTACCGCGGCGGCAACGCCAGCATGCACTCGGTGGAGGCCTACCTCATCGTCGCCGACGTCACGGGCGAGAAACGCTGGCTGGAAAGGGCACTGCACATCGCCGAGGTGCTCATCCACGACTTTGCCCGGAACAACAATTACCGGGTGTTTGAGCACTTCGACCCGGAGTGGAACCCTATGCCGGAGTACAACAGCGATGACCGGGCCAGCCAGTTCCGTGCCTACGGTGGAACCCCCGGCCACTGGGTTGAGTGGGCGCGCCTGCTCCTCCACCTCCGCGCCGGGCTCGAATCCCGGGGCATGGACGTCCCGGGCTGGCTGCTCGAGGACGCACGGGGCCTGTTCGATGCCGCAATCCGCGATGCCTGGGAACCGGACGGCCATCCCGGCTTTGTCTACACCGTGGACTGGGACGGCAAGCCCGTGGTCACCACCCGCATCCGGTGGGTACCCGCAGAGGCAATCGGGGGCGCCGCAGCCCTCTACATCGCCACCGGCGAGCAGAAGTACGCCGACTGGTATGAGCGGATCTGGGACCACGCCCGCGACTGGTTCATCGACTACGAGCACGGATCCTGGAAGCAGGAACTCGACGAGAACGGCAACGTCACCTCCACCGTCTGGTCCGGGAAAGCTGACATTTACCACCTGTGGCACTGCCTGGTAGTTCCACGCCTTCCGCTGGCACCCGGGCTGGCGCCGGCACTCGCTGCAGGCCTGCTGGACTCACGCATCACCGGATCCCTCCAGGCCAACGAACCCGGCCACCGCTGA
- a CDS encoding cupin domain-containing protein, translating to MQKISIDALARQQLEAAVTSTNGRAADTVYGGHEKILRQTVMAMKAGTQLSEHQNPGDATVFVVQGCVSLKAGGESWQGKTGDLLIVPPGLHSLHAEEDSTFLFTVAKYRD from the coding sequence ATGCAGAAGATATCGATCGACGCGCTGGCCCGGCAGCAGCTCGAGGCTGCCGTCACCTCCACCAATGGCCGGGCTGCTGACACCGTCTACGGCGGACACGAGAAGATCCTCCGGCAGACCGTCATGGCCATGAAGGCCGGAACGCAGCTGAGTGAGCACCAGAACCCCGGCGACGCCACGGTCTTCGTGGTCCAGGGCTGCGTGAGCCTCAAGGCCGGCGGGGAGTCGTGGCAGGGCAAGACCGGCGACCTGCTGATCGTCCCGCCCGGCCTGCACAGCCTGCACGCTGAAGAGGACTCCACGTTCCTGTTCACGGTGGCCAAGTACCGCGACTGA
- a CDS encoding mechanosensitive ion channel family protein, with translation MPFIAMALAVVAGLTLSWLLRKIVLKLNRKRPELQATSRVARQPLRLALCLVSVRTALGLTAGSESWHAGVDHLLLIALIAAVAWLVIAVLLIVEAVVLNRHSVNVADNRRARRLRTQLILARRIAVALVVVLAAGTAMLTFPAIQAFGAGLLASAGVISIVAGLAAQTSLVNVFAGMQLAFTDAIRVDDVVVVQKEWGRIEEITLTYVVVHLWDDRRLILPSTYFTTTPFENWTRRQSEVMGTVELDLDWRAPVEDMRTELRRVLAGTELWDERVGVLQITDATGGFVRARILVSAADSAALFDLRCLVRETMVTFLQQSHPEALPHQRWEQAADDAGTATRHRAPLRGPGSPAAAGPRAPADPHESQLFTGSTEAVERSRAFSGPGDEVFEERDRNLASRN, from the coding sequence CTGCCCTTTATCGCCATGGCCCTGGCGGTGGTTGCCGGACTCACGCTGAGCTGGCTCCTCCGCAAGATCGTCCTGAAACTCAACCGGAAACGCCCCGAACTGCAGGCCACCTCCCGGGTGGCCCGTCAACCGCTGCGCCTGGCACTGTGCCTGGTAAGCGTCCGCACCGCGCTGGGACTGACGGCGGGAAGCGAAAGCTGGCACGCCGGCGTCGACCACCTCCTCCTGATTGCCCTCATCGCTGCGGTGGCGTGGCTCGTCATCGCGGTCCTCCTGATCGTGGAGGCGGTGGTGCTGAACCGGCACAGCGTGAACGTGGCGGACAACCGGCGGGCGCGGCGGCTGCGGACCCAGCTGATCCTGGCACGCCGGATAGCCGTGGCGCTGGTGGTGGTGCTCGCCGCCGGTACCGCGATGCTGACCTTCCCGGCCATCCAGGCGTTCGGTGCCGGGCTGCTGGCGTCCGCGGGCGTGATCTCCATCGTGGCCGGCTTGGCCGCGCAGACGTCCCTGGTGAACGTTTTTGCCGGCATGCAGCTGGCGTTCACAGATGCCATCCGCGTGGACGACGTGGTGGTGGTGCAGAAGGAGTGGGGCCGGATCGAGGAAATCACCCTCACCTACGTGGTGGTCCATCTGTGGGATGACCGCCGTCTGATCCTGCCGTCCACCTATTTCACCACCACGCCCTTCGAGAACTGGACGCGCCGCCAGTCCGAGGTGATGGGCACCGTGGAGTTGGACCTCGACTGGCGCGCCCCCGTGGAGGACATGCGCACCGAACTGCGCCGTGTCCTGGCCGGTACCGAGCTGTGGGACGAACGCGTGGGGGTGCTGCAGATTACCGACGCGACCGGCGGCTTTGTCCGCGCGCGGATCCTGGTCAGCGCCGCGGACAGCGCCGCGCTTTTCGACCTACGGTGCCTGGTCCGCGAAACCATGGTCACGTTCCTCCAGCAGAGCCACCCGGAGGCACTGCCGCACCAGCGCTGGGAGCAGGCAGCGGACGACGCCGGCACCGCCACCCGGCACAGGGCACCGCTGCGCGGGCCGGGTTCGCCCGCTGCCGCCGGCCCGCGCGCCCCGGCCGATCCGCACGAATCGCAGCTGTTCACCGGCTCCACCGAGGCGGTTGAGCGGTCTCGCGCCTTCTCGGGACCGGGTGATGAGGTGTTCGAGGAACGCGACAGGAATCTGGCCTCCCGGAACTGA
- a CDS encoding alpha-L-fucosidase, translating into MTESTATPEEWNTLSRPVPEWFQNAPFGIFIHWGAYSVPAWAEPIGALGTIEDREWFTHNPYAEWYYNTIRIAGSPAQRHHRDVFGGEDYDAFLDQWKAEQFDSADWVELFKSAGADYVVPTTKHHDGIALWDAPGTGERNTVHRGPRRDLIGEIARAVEDKGLKLGLYYSGGLDWHVRPFPPHTTSESVHDTSRPKDTGYAEYAYNHVVDLVDKYRPHILWNDINWPDAGKHFGEDGLGTLFQHFYSAVPDGVVNDRWGATHQDYGTSEYEAARENESESEWENCRGIGFSFGYNQVEGPEQSLTGQQLARHLTDVVSRGGHFLLNVGPRADGTIPEIQRQALTDLGHWMAAAKQYLVGARPLEDAPVADQGDAWVRWVDHGTEVVAFVDSQGEAGHVLLSLGGRQFDPANATMEGTGGTIEVKDENVEVTLSPGRFGPVIVRIPRA; encoded by the coding sequence ATGACTGAGAGTACGGCCACGCCTGAAGAATGGAACACGTTGTCCCGGCCGGTCCCCGAGTGGTTCCAGAACGCCCCGTTCGGCATCTTCATCCACTGGGGCGCCTACTCCGTTCCCGCCTGGGCTGAACCAATCGGCGCCCTCGGCACCATCGAGGACCGCGAGTGGTTTACCCACAACCCCTATGCGGAGTGGTACTACAACACCATCCGCATTGCCGGCAGCCCTGCTCAGCGGCACCACCGCGACGTATTCGGCGGTGAGGACTACGACGCGTTCCTGGACCAATGGAAAGCTGAACAGTTCGATTCGGCGGATTGGGTGGAACTGTTCAAATCCGCGGGCGCCGATTACGTGGTTCCCACGACGAAACACCATGACGGCATCGCCCTTTGGGATGCCCCGGGGACGGGGGAGCGGAACACGGTCCACCGCGGACCGCGGAGGGACCTGATCGGCGAAATCGCCCGGGCCGTGGAGGACAAGGGGCTGAAGCTGGGCCTGTACTATTCCGGCGGACTGGACTGGCACGTGCGCCCCTTCCCGCCGCACACCACCAGCGAAAGCGTCCACGACACGTCCCGCCCCAAGGACACAGGCTACGCCGAATACGCCTACAACCACGTGGTGGACCTGGTGGACAAGTACCGCCCCCACATCCTGTGGAATGACATCAATTGGCCCGACGCCGGCAAGCACTTTGGCGAGGATGGGCTGGGAACGCTGTTCCAGCACTTCTACTCCGCAGTCCCGGACGGTGTGGTCAACGACCGCTGGGGCGCCACCCACCAGGACTATGGCACCAGCGAGTACGAAGCCGCCAGGGAGAACGAGTCTGAATCCGAGTGGGAGAACTGCCGGGGCATCGGCTTCTCCTTCGGCTACAACCAGGTGGAGGGCCCGGAGCAGTCGCTGACCGGACAACAGCTGGCCCGCCACCTGACCGACGTGGTATCCCGCGGCGGCCACTTCCTGCTCAACGTGGGGCCCCGGGCCGACGGGACCATCCCCGAGATCCAGCGCCAGGCCCTGACCGACCTCGGCCACTGGATGGCTGCCGCCAAGCAGTACCTCGTGGGTGCCCGCCCGCTGGAAGACGCTCCCGTCGCAGACCAGGGGGACGCATGGGTCCGGTGGGTGGACCACGGCACGGAAGTCGTAGCCTTCGTTGACTCCCAAGGCGAAGCGGGCCACGTGTTGCTTTCGCTGGGCGGACGCCAGTTCGATCCTGCGAACGCAACAATGGAGGGGACCGGCGGCACCATTGAAGTCAAGGACGAAAACGTCGAAGTGACGCTGTCACCTGGCCGCTTTGGCCCCGTGATCGTCCGCATTCCCCGCGCCTAG
- a CDS encoding ArsR/SmtB family transcription factor: MDDVFKALSDPTRRDLLDELFREDGQTLSALEARFDMTRFGIAKHLRILEDAGLVVTRRRGREKLHFLNPVPIRLVHDRWVSKYAEPWAAALSDLKSRLESPMEKIFEIYIKTTPERLWEAITDSDIRSKYQFGNTLEADWSRGGRFVMGNPKAGAALGEGENLEVDPPRRLVQTMRALWGEDVKAEGTSRITWEIEPVGDSCHLTVTHSDLREGANEQLYGGWPMILSGLKTWLETGEKLTTPGSLMYT; the protein is encoded by the coding sequence ATGGACGACGTGTTCAAGGCACTCTCCGACCCCACCCGGCGGGACCTGCTCGATGAGCTGTTCCGCGAGGACGGCCAGACCCTGAGCGCACTTGAGGCACGGTTCGACATGACCCGGTTCGGGATCGCCAAGCACCTCCGCATTTTGGAGGACGCCGGCCTGGTGGTGACCCGTCGTCGCGGACGGGAAAAGCTGCACTTCCTGAATCCGGTCCCCATCCGCCTGGTCCACGACCGGTGGGTCAGCAAATACGCAGAACCATGGGCCGCTGCCCTCAGCGACCTCAAATCCAGATTGGAAAGTCCCATGGAAAAGATCTTCGAGATTTACATCAAGACCACGCCCGAACGGCTCTGGGAAGCCATCACGGACAGCGACATCCGCAGCAAGTACCAGTTCGGGAACACCCTCGAGGCGGACTGGTCGCGGGGCGGCCGGTTCGTGATGGGCAATCCCAAGGCGGGCGCCGCCCTAGGTGAAGGCGAGAACCTGGAGGTGGACCCGCCCCGCCGACTGGTCCAGACCATGCGCGCGTTGTGGGGCGAGGACGTCAAGGCCGAGGGCACGTCCAGGATCACCTGGGAGATCGAGCCCGTGGGCGACTCCTGCCACCTCACCGTCACCCACAGCGACCTGCGCGAGGGCGCCAACGAACAGCTCTACGGCGGCTGGCCAATGATCCTCTCCGGCCTGAAGACCTGGCTGGAAACCGGCGAAAAGCTCACCACGCCCGGATCACTGATGTACACGTAA
- a CDS encoding MFS transporter, with amino-acid sequence MSSAIPAPEPARFPYAAMLVLATIAFTAITTELLPSGLLPQISSGLDVSEPVAGYLAAAYAAVIVVTVVPAARLLGKIPRHALLVGLVLTFALSNAMVGLAPDFTAAMIARLVGGLAHGLLWTTMAPFVSRVVPADKVGKALAIVFSGNSLGLAIGAPVGTALGGFLGWRAAFMVLAGFGVLLTVLAFWLLPRVQRSTDTARPSLRKAIGQPGVKSVATAWPLLVLAHFALFTYIAPFIREANLPDYATSVSLTVLGGSGLLGIWIAGLTVDSRPRRSLLITTVAIAASMFLLPLAVGNLPVALVLMTVWGAGLGAIGIYNQSAILRAGGEDSEAANGLTVLTIQVGITIGALYGSAALVVGGPMLVPAAAAIPVVAAFIITLAGKRYAYPPGPRERTWLEPLPVADKVQDPA; translated from the coding sequence ATGTCTTCCGCGATCCCTGCGCCGGAACCTGCCCGATTTCCCTATGCCGCGATGTTGGTCCTGGCCACCATCGCATTTACCGCCATTACCACCGAGCTCCTCCCGTCCGGGCTGCTGCCGCAGATCAGCAGCGGCCTGGACGTGTCTGAACCGGTGGCCGGCTACCTGGCGGCGGCCTATGCCGCCGTCATTGTGGTCACGGTGGTTCCGGCAGCGCGGCTACTCGGCAAGATCCCGCGGCATGCCCTGCTGGTGGGGCTGGTCCTGACCTTCGCGCTCAGCAACGCGATGGTGGGACTGGCACCTGATTTCACCGCTGCGATGATCGCCAGGCTGGTGGGTGGCCTGGCGCACGGGCTGCTCTGGACCACCATGGCGCCGTTCGTGTCCCGGGTGGTTCCGGCGGACAAGGTGGGCAAGGCCCTGGCCATCGTGTTCAGCGGCAACAGTCTGGGCCTGGCCATCGGCGCCCCGGTGGGAACCGCCCTGGGCGGGTTCCTGGGCTGGCGCGCCGCGTTCATGGTGCTCGCCGGATTCGGGGTGCTCCTGACCGTCCTCGCGTTCTGGCTGCTCCCCCGTGTACAGCGCAGCACCGACACAGCCCGCCCGTCCCTCCGCAAGGCAATCGGCCAGCCGGGCGTGAAATCGGTGGCCACCGCCTGGCCGCTGCTGGTGCTGGCCCACTTCGCCCTGTTCACGTACATCGCGCCGTTCATCCGCGAGGCGAACCTGCCGGACTATGCCACCAGCGTCTCCCTCACCGTGCTCGGCGGCTCCGGCCTGCTGGGCATTTGGATCGCAGGGCTCACCGTGGATTCGCGTCCCCGGCGTTCGCTGCTGATTACGACGGTTGCCATCGCTGCCTCGATGTTCCTCCTGCCCCTCGCGGTGGGAAACCTTCCCGTAGCCCTGGTCCTGATGACCGTTTGGGGAGCAGGCCTGGGCGCCATCGGCATTTACAACCAGTCAGCGATCCTCCGTGCAGGCGGTGAGGACAGCGAGGCCGCCAACGGGCTTACGGTCCTCACCATTCAGGTGGGCATCACCATTGGCGCGCTGTACGGTTCCGCCGCGCTGGTGGTTGGCGGCCCGATGCTGGTTCCGGCCGCCGCGGCGATCCCTGTGGTGGCCGCGTTCATCATCACCCTTGCCGGAAAGAGGTACGCCTACCCGCCCGGCCCCCGCGAGCGGACGTGGTTGGAGCCCCTCCCCGTCGCCGACAAAGTCCAGGATCCCGCCTAG
- a CDS encoding carbohydrate ABC transporter permease, whose amino-acid sequence MTTETMAKSAAANSSDPNRKAPANRKKKRPGTYVSRVAIILAGLIFFFPFIWMVATSLKPTSEVFSTGSSFLASRVEWSNYVTAWTAIPFAQVVANSFLVSIAGAALTTLVSLLSAYAFARLQFKHRDKLFLVFLGTLVLPQEVLVIPLYIMMNKLDLVNSLPALIVPFAFGAFGAFLIRQFLLSLPVEFEEAARIDGAGSVRILWSVILPLVRAPLAVVAVFSFIDYWSSFLWPLIVINDVSRATIPLGLSMFSGERGTDWGPLMAAATTAVIPSLLIVILLQRQLVKGVSMGGFGGR is encoded by the coding sequence ATGACAACTGAAACCATGGCCAAGAGCGCCGCCGCGAACTCCAGCGACCCGAACCGCAAAGCGCCCGCGAACCGGAAGAAGAAGCGGCCTGGCACCTATGTCAGCAGGGTGGCCATCATTCTTGCCGGTCTCATCTTCTTCTTTCCTTTCATCTGGATGGTGGCCACTTCCCTGAAGCCAACGTCCGAGGTTTTCTCCACGGGTTCAAGCTTCCTGGCTTCCCGCGTGGAGTGGTCAAACTATGTCACCGCCTGGACCGCCATTCCGTTCGCGCAGGTCGTCGCCAACAGCTTCCTGGTGTCCATTGCCGGAGCGGCCCTGACCACCTTGGTATCGCTGCTGTCCGCATATGCCTTCGCACGGCTGCAGTTCAAGCACCGCGACAAGCTGTTCCTTGTCTTCCTCGGCACCCTGGTGCTGCCGCAGGAGGTCTTGGTAATCCCGCTCTACATCATGATGAACAAGCTGGATCTGGTGAATTCCCTACCCGCGCTCATCGTGCCATTCGCTTTCGGGGCATTTGGGGCGTTCCTCATCCGGCAGTTCCTGCTCTCCCTCCCGGTCGAATTCGAAGAAGCCGCCCGGATAGACGGCGCCGGGTCCGTCCGGATCCTGTGGAGCGTCATACTGCCCCTGGTCCGCGCACCGCTCGCGGTGGTGGCCGTGTTCAGCTTCATCGATTACTGGAGCAGCTTCCTTTGGCCTCTGATCGTCATCAACGACGTCTCGCGGGCCACCATTCCACTCGGCCTCTCAATGTTCTCCGGCGAGCGCGGTACGGACTGGGGGCCGTTGATGGCGGCGGCCACCACAGCGGTGATCCCGAGCCTGCTCATAGTGATCCTCCTGCAGCGCCAGTTGGTCAAAGGCGTCAGCATGGGTGGTTTCGGCGGCCGCTAA